In Sphingobacterium zeae, one genomic interval encodes:
- a CDS encoding ABC transporter permease yields the protein MIKNYLITAIRELKKRKFYTAINILGLSVSLTAAILIIFWVQDEKSFDKFHPDFEQIYKVNSHLDPEHNGSIWGTSPGPIANYAQNVPEVDYATRVSQDYNTTLVNDKLKRPVTDINIYYVDGNFFKMFHFPLREGSLSGFQENYKQALITPSTAEKLFSTQKVIGKTFRYQKDLFTVAGILNDIPQNSSMQFDVVIPLGYHAQRFTNWGGNGQWKTIDEDMGNYSFSTYIKVKPHASVALIGKSVTDTYTKARNGENSTIFVLDPLKTMHLIAPNGNKSTLRMVQIFGIIAILLLMIGAVNYVNLSTARALDRAKDVGIRKIIGANRFHLFLQFITETIVVFLCSLLIAFILIVILHTGYNQIAQKSISLSFHNTTIWLYIGAAIIGTLGLSSIYPAVQLSSFNPIQSLKGKSVKGVSSNTMRKILVVFQFTLSVTLIVCTLVIRNQLAFIQKINLGYDRDHVLTLGLPEEAYKHMDAIRAELKSNEAIQGVSLSSLYNMTDFGNATSDIDWPGKSKDNKLIVAQAKIDEDFIPLMNIQFLEGKNFSGMPVDSSGYIINETLAKQMGLKPPYVGSTMSFHDFPGQIIGVVKDFHFKSIKDKIGPMVFWTRWGSGTLYVKTSTKKASEAIKALEKIYNRYPSDAPFNYTFIDQQFDNLYKSEQRTGLLFNIFAGIAIFISALGLFALATHEAQMSVKEIGIRKVLGASTFGVVRLLGKNFVLLVSISILIACPIAVYLMKQWLSNFAYKTDLEVQTFVFGGILALMIAIITVSYQAVRAALSNPVDSLRDE from the coding sequence ATGATAAAGAATTATTTAATAACCGCAATTAGAGAATTAAAGAAAAGGAAATTCTATACCGCTATTAATATTCTAGGTCTATCAGTCAGTCTTACGGCCGCTATATTAATTATCTTTTGGGTACAGGATGAAAAGAGCTTTGATAAATTCCATCCAGATTTTGAACAGATTTACAAAGTCAATTCTCATTTGGATCCCGAGCACAATGGTTCGATATGGGGGACATCTCCGGGGCCTATAGCAAACTATGCACAAAACGTACCAGAGGTAGATTACGCAACGCGTGTTTCACAGGATTACAATACCACATTGGTCAATGACAAACTAAAACGTCCGGTAACTGATATCAACATCTATTATGTAGATGGTAATTTTTTCAAGATGTTTCATTTTCCATTACGAGAGGGCTCCCTCTCAGGTTTTCAGGAAAATTATAAACAGGCGCTAATAACCCCATCGACAGCCGAAAAACTCTTTAGTACGCAAAAAGTCATTGGAAAAACTTTCCGTTACCAAAAAGATCTCTTCACTGTAGCCGGTATCCTAAACGATATTCCACAAAACTCCTCGATGCAATTTGATGTCGTTATTCCACTGGGGTATCATGCACAGCGTTTTACAAACTGGGGCGGTAACGGTCAATGGAAAACAATCGATGAAGATATGGGTAACTATAGTTTTTCAACGTATATTAAAGTCAAACCTCATGCTTCTGTAGCACTTATCGGAAAATCAGTTACAGACACTTACACCAAAGCCCGCAACGGTGAAAACTCGACTATATTTGTTTTAGACCCACTTAAAACCATGCATTTGATCGCTCCTAACGGAAATAAATCAACACTTCGCATGGTTCAGATTTTTGGGATCATTGCGATACTGCTCCTAATGATCGGTGCGGTAAATTATGTCAATCTAAGTACTGCAAGGGCATTGGACCGGGCAAAAGATGTTGGTATCCGCAAGATAATCGGCGCCAACCGTTTCCATTTATTCCTACAATTTATCACCGAAACTATTGTTGTATTTCTTTGTTCACTATTGATCGCTTTCATCCTTATAGTGATCCTTCATACCGGATATAATCAGATCGCACAAAAATCAATCAGTCTATCTTTCCATAACACGACGATATGGCTATATATTGGGGCAGCAATTATAGGCACATTGGGACTGTCCAGTATATATCCTGCGGTACAGCTTTCGTCATTCAATCCCATTCAGTCGTTAAAAGGAAAATCAGTAAAAGGTGTTTCCTCAAATACCATGCGTAAAATATTGGTGGTTTTCCAGTTTACGCTCTCCGTGACCCTTATTGTATGTACTTTGGTGATCCGAAATCAATTGGCTTTTATCCAGAAGATCAACCTCGGTTATGACAGAGATCATGTACTAACACTTGGTCTTCCTGAGGAGGCTTACAAACATATGGACGCGATACGTGCTGAACTAAAAAGCAATGAAGCGATACAAGGGGTTTCCCTATCAAGTTTATACAACATGACCGATTTTGGAAATGCTACAAGCGATATAGATTGGCCAGGTAAGTCCAAAGACAACAAATTAATTGTTGCTCAAGCCAAAATTGACGAGGATTTTATTCCTTTGATGAACATACAATTCCTCGAAGGAAAGAACTTTAGCGGCATGCCAGTTGATTCCTCCGGCTATATCATCAACGAGACCTTGGCGAAACAAATGGGATTAAAACCGCCTTACGTGGGATCCACTATGAGTTTCCACGATTTCCCTGGACAAATTATTGGTGTTGTGAAAGACTTCCACTTCAAATCCATCAAAGATAAAATAGGTCCAATGGTCTTCTGGACGCGCTGGGGATCGGGCACGCTTTATGTTAAAACAAGTACGAAAAAAGCGTCTGAGGCCATTAAAGCTTTAGAAAAGATCTATAACCGATATCCATCAGATGCTCCTTTTAACTATACCTTTATTGATCAGCAATTTGACAATCTATATAAATCCGAGCAGCGTACAGGTTTGTTGTTCAATATTTTCGCGGGCATCGCCATTTTTATATCTGCGTTAGGGCTGTTTGCATTGGCAACTCACGAAGCGCAAATGAGTGTAAAGGAAATCGGTATTCGTAAAGTTCTTGGCGCTAGCACCTTTGGTGTCGTCCGGCTATTGGGGAAAAATTTTGTGTTGCTCGTCTCGATTTCTATTCTGATTGCCTGCCCTATTGCAGTTTACCTGATGAAACAATGGTTAAGCAATTTTGCCTACAAAACGGATCTAGAGGTGCAAACATTTGTCTTCGGTGGTATCTTGGCCTTGATGATCGCCATTATTACCGTTAGCTACCAAGCTGTCCGGGCAGCTTTATCTAATCCGGTCGATAGTTTAAGAGATGAGTAA
- a CDS encoding ABC transporter permease translates to MIKNYIKIAWRNISKNKGYSTINIIGLAIGLACCLLIAIYVQNELSYDKYHVNKDRIYRIVHDYKGVSSTEQHQIWGNAPVGDAIRADFPEIEKVVQFSGQTSILLKKGDKRFQEENVFFMDSTAFDVFSWKVLAGDPQSALNNAYSVVLTESTAKKYFGDQNPIGKTLEGGLAAGRADAGLYTVTAVMADVPPNSHFTFDALLSMSTFRKARPDVFNKEGWDYVDFYTYFLASKDFDPVKFNQKIPEFLKRHLPANENRNAKYDFHIEPLLQAYMHSSADRQPGPNGSYQNLYIFSIIGGFILLIACVNFMNLATSRSMERAKEVGVRKTIGASKSNLIFQFMSESLVLVFVSSILAILLVMAFLPFLEAFSGKHLNYSSLKNGTTWAIFLFTTIFTGLLAASYPALILANFKPIAVLKGSYSNGKGGTLLRRVLVVFQFCLSIALIAGTVVVFSQLDQLQHRDLGFQKDQRLVIDYNFDDKVNNNLEAIKSTLAKDKDVLSVTASRTVPGTFFPNAGTEIMSANGTMTSFAPFLYEVDVDFIPNIGLQMAAGRAYSRDFPADTAHSLVINESAAKQWGYSNPQDIIGKQFRQWGREGTVIGVVKDFNYLSLHRKIEPLALRLDPSGSRYLTLNIEHVNQPETIARIGKLWNELVPNRPFLYSFLDDSFNRQYEADFNFRRLFTAFSGLALFIACLGLLGLVTYTAQQRTKEIGVRKVLGASIYNLILLLSSDFIKLLAVALLIATPLSWMAMKKWLDNFAYHIEPQWWMFALAGFAAILIALFTVSYQTLKAARANPVDSLRDE, encoded by the coding sequence ATGATCAAAAACTATATAAAAATAGCCTGGCGCAATATCTCTAAAAATAAAGGATATTCGACCATAAACATAATTGGATTAGCAATAGGATTAGCCTGCTGCCTATTAATAGCGATTTATGTACAAAATGAATTGTCTTATGACAAATACCATGTGAATAAAGATCGAATTTACCGCATCGTCCATGACTATAAGGGTGTAAGCAGCACCGAGCAGCATCAGATCTGGGGCAATGCACCCGTCGGTGATGCCATCAGGGCTGATTTCCCTGAGATAGAGAAGGTCGTTCAATTTTCAGGGCAAACCTCTATCCTACTCAAAAAAGGCGATAAAAGATTCCAAGAGGAAAATGTATTTTTCATGGATTCAACTGCTTTTGATGTCTTCAGTTGGAAGGTTTTGGCCGGCGACCCTCAGTCAGCCTTAAATAATGCCTATTCTGTTGTATTAACAGAGAGTACAGCCAAAAAATATTTCGGCGATCAAAATCCCATTGGCAAGACGCTTGAGGGAGGTTTAGCCGCGGGCCGTGCTGACGCAGGTCTATACACGGTAACAGCAGTAATGGCCGATGTACCTCCCAACTCGCACTTTACGTTCGATGCACTGCTCTCGATGAGTACCTTCCGAAAAGCTCGGCCAGACGTATTTAACAAAGAAGGCTGGGATTATGTGGACTTCTACACGTACTTTCTCGCTTCAAAAGACTTTGACCCTGTAAAGTTCAACCAAAAAATACCGGAGTTTCTCAAGCGGCATCTCCCTGCAAACGAAAACCGCAACGCAAAATACGATTTCCATATTGAGCCACTTCTGCAGGCTTACATGCACTCGTCTGCGGATCGTCAGCCCGGTCCCAATGGAAGCTATCAGAATTTATACATATTCAGCATTATTGGCGGATTTATATTATTGATCGCCTGTGTGAACTTTATGAATCTGGCTACATCAAGGTCAATGGAAAGAGCAAAAGAAGTCGGCGTCCGAAAAACCATAGGCGCGAGCAAAAGCAATCTGATCTTTCAGTTTATGTCTGAATCATTGGTCCTTGTATTTGTCAGTAGTATTTTGGCTATACTGCTCGTTATGGCCTTTCTCCCCTTTTTGGAAGCATTCTCGGGCAAACACCTCAATTATTCGTCCCTGAAAAATGGGACGACCTGGGCAATATTTCTATTCACTACCATTTTTACGGGACTTCTTGCTGCCAGCTATCCCGCGTTGATTCTAGCAAATTTCAAACCGATTGCAGTACTTAAAGGAAGTTATAGCAACGGCAAAGGGGGTACATTATTACGACGCGTATTAGTTGTTTTCCAATTTTGCCTTTCTATTGCGCTCATTGCAGGTACAGTCGTCGTCTTTTCTCAATTAGATCAATTGCAGCACCGCGATCTTGGATTTCAAAAAGATCAACGACTTGTCATTGATTATAATTTCGATGATAAAGTAAACAATAACCTGGAAGCGATAAAATCGACACTTGCAAAAGATAAAGATGTGCTGTCTGTCACCGCATCACGCACGGTACCGGGAACATTTTTTCCTAATGCAGGAACAGAAATCATGTCAGCCAACGGAACAATGACTTCATTTGCTCCTTTTTTATATGAAGTCGATGTCGACTTTATCCCTAATATCGGTTTACAAATGGCCGCAGGGCGCGCCTATTCCAGAGATTTCCCTGCCGATACAGCTCATTCACTTGTTATCAATGAATCTGCTGCTAAACAATGGGGATACTCCAATCCACAAGATATTATTGGTAAACAATTTCGTCAATGGGGAAGAGAGGGGACAGTTATCGGTGTGGTGAAAGATTTCAACTACCTTTCTCTACACCGTAAGATTGAGCCATTAGCGTTGCGCCTTGATCCAAGCGGCAGCCGATATTTAACCTTGAATATCGAACATGTAAACCAGCCTGAAACCATTGCAAGAATCGGCAAACTGTGGAATGAGCTTGTACCAAACCGTCCATTTTTATATAGCTTTCTTGATGATAGCTTCAATCGGCAATATGAAGCGGATTTTAATTTTAGAAGACTTTTTACAGCCTTCTCTGGGCTGGCACTTTTCATTGCCTGTTTGGGATTATTGGGACTTGTGACGTATACAGCCCAACAGCGTACCAAAGAAATCGGCGTACGGAAAGTTCTCGGTGCATCCATCTATAATTTAATCCTCCTGCTCTCTTCCGACTTCATCAAGTTATTGGCTGTAGCCCTCCTCATTGCCACTCCCCTATCTTGGATGGCGATGAAAAAATGGCTGGACAACTTTGCTTATCACATTGAACCACAATGGTGGATGTTTGCCTTGGCCGGTTTCGCCGCCATTCTGATCGCTTTATTTACGGTAAGCTATCAAACACTTAAAGCGGCCAGAGCAAACCCGGTAGACAGCCTAAGAGATGAATAA
- a CDS encoding ABC transporter permease, which produces MIKNYIKTAWRTIRANRFFSILNISGLAIGICVSLLLFAFIRQELSFDTMYPKAEHIYRVYMKLSAAYNEEKMLTLPNAVGPTLKSDITQVDNMVRLVKDGYGATASIGTGNDNFSEKQLYLADSTLFSIFDFQFIEGNARTAFSNKKSIVLSQSSKEKLFGKQEAIGKLISINQQDTVQVTGVFKDLPANSTLDCNMVMNIMDSWMGQNVHWSNASYETYILLKKGADPGSIAQEATKLIDKYVEKDNQYYTQFFLQPLSAVHLYSADLTSGVTTRSGNITIISTLSVLALLVIIIACINYMNLATAKSQKNAKQVGVNKVLGATRRQLIIRFFVETATISLSAMLIGLVLAIILIPAFNLVGKTDMTIQHLLNWNMLGILAIAWLVITLVAGSYPALFLSGIKSISLMNKGYNKQGQTILIRQILVVCQFSISIVLIIGISIMLTQMSFIRNKDLGYQPENVVSISIRSLKNQEKLNTLGQQVQNLANTVATTFAQSIPGFNESGKSTYKFTTDKQGLPTLSCFTYGKTINTLGLKLLAGTDLPNVIGRTDSTCYVLINEKVMKFLGYKTPEEAIGKHIVTEMSATNSIISGVVRDFNYANLKSEIGGYTYYTMNASSESPRNLLIRYKTADLQSYMEEIKKIYTAIAPDAAFDFFFLDQHVQDQYDNEIRSSNVMTLFSFLTLFIACLGLLGLAAYTAESKSKEIGIRKVLGASVGSIIHLLSANYIKLICIAFLIAGPIAYYLSNSWLNDFVYHIDMPWWAYVVAVLTVTIVAFITIGFQTFKAALLNPVNSLRDE; this is translated from the coding sequence ATGATAAAGAACTATATAAAGACAGCTTGGCGAACAATCAGGGCAAACCGATTTTTCAGTATCCTTAATATCAGTGGACTGGCCATAGGTATCTGTGTATCGCTATTGTTATTCGCCTTTATCCGACAGGAACTAAGTTTTGATACTATGTATCCTAAAGCTGAGCATATCTACCGCGTCTACATGAAGCTATCTGCAGCATATAATGAGGAGAAAATGCTTACACTCCCCAATGCGGTGGGACCAACTTTAAAATCCGACATTACCCAGGTGGATAATATGGTGCGTCTGGTAAAAGACGGTTATGGTGCAACGGCTTCCATCGGCACCGGGAATGATAATTTCTCTGAAAAACAATTGTACTTAGCAGATTCGACGCTGTTCTCGATATTTGATTTTCAATTTATTGAAGGAAATGCGCGTACTGCTTTTTCAAATAAAAAAAGCATCGTCCTATCCCAATCGTCGAAAGAAAAACTATTTGGAAAACAGGAAGCCATTGGCAAATTAATCAGTATCAATCAACAAGATACCGTACAGGTCACCGGAGTCTTCAAAGATCTTCCAGCTAATAGCACATTAGATTGTAATATGGTCATGAATATTATGGATTCATGGATGGGTCAAAATGTACACTGGAGCAATGCGAGTTACGAAACTTATATTCTATTGAAAAAGGGCGCAGATCCAGGCTCTATTGCGCAAGAAGCTACTAAATTGATAGACAAGTATGTCGAAAAAGACAACCAATATTATACACAATTTTTCCTACAACCGTTATCAGCAGTACACCTCTATTCAGCAGATCTTACAAGTGGAGTTACTACACGTTCTGGAAATATAACCATCATTAGCACATTATCAGTCCTTGCCCTTCTCGTGATTATAATTGCATGCATCAATTATATGAATCTTGCGACAGCCAAATCACAGAAAAATGCAAAACAAGTTGGAGTCAATAAAGTACTTGGCGCTACCCGTCGGCAGCTCATTATCCGTTTTTTTGTAGAAACGGCAACAATTAGTCTTTCCGCTATGCTTATTGGGCTCGTCCTTGCCATCATACTTATTCCTGCGTTCAATTTGGTCGGTAAGACCGATATGACTATTCAGCATCTGCTGAATTGGAATATGTTAGGAATATTAGCTATAGCATGGCTAGTCATTACGTTGGTTGCAGGTAGCTATCCTGCATTATTCCTTTCAGGCATTAAATCAATCTCTTTAATGAACAAAGGATACAATAAACAGGGGCAAACAATATTAATCCGACAAATATTGGTTGTATGCCAGTTTTCTATTTCGATCGTACTGATTATTGGTATCAGTATTATGCTGACTCAAATGAGCTTTATCCGCAATAAGGATTTAGGATATCAACCTGAAAATGTTGTGTCTATTTCAATTCGCTCTTTAAAAAATCAAGAAAAGTTAAATACCCTTGGCCAACAAGTTCAAAACCTGGCCAATACGGTAGCCACGACTTTCGCACAATCGATACCTGGATTCAATGAAAGTGGTAAATCAACTTATAAATTTACGACTGACAAGCAGGGCTTACCCACACTGAGCTGCTTCACCTATGGCAAGACAATCAATACTTTAGGACTAAAATTACTTGCGGGGACAGATTTACCAAATGTGATCGGGCGTACAGACTCAACGTGTTATGTATTGATCAACGAAAAAGTAATGAAGTTTTTAGGTTATAAAACACCCGAAGAAGCAATAGGGAAACATATCGTTACAGAAATGAGTGCGACTAATTCCATTATATCAGGTGTTGTTCGAGATTTTAATTATGCCAACCTAAAATCTGAGATCGGTGGATATACCTACTATACAATGAATGCTTCTTCTGAATCTCCTCGGAATTTATTGATCCGCTATAAAACAGCAGATCTTCAGTCGTATATGGAGGAGATAAAAAAAATCTACACAGCTATTGCTCCCGATGCTGCATTTGATTTTTTCTTTTTAGACCAGCATGTACAAGATCAATATGATAATGAAATTCGTTCATCCAATGTCATGACTTTGTTTTCATTTTTGACCCTATTTATTGCCTGCCTGGGTTTACTAGGACTAGCTGCCTATACAGCTGAATCAAAAAGTAAAGAGATCGGCATACGTAAAGTTCTTGGTGCAAGTGTCGGTAGTATTATTCATTTGCTGTCCGCAAACTACATCAAATTGATCTGTATAGCATTTCTGATTGCAGGACCAATTGCATACTACTTATCAAATAGCTGGTTAAATGATTTTGTTTATCACATCGATATGCCGTGGTGGGCATACGTAGTCGCTGTCCTGACAGTGACAATTGTCGCATTTATAACAATTGGATTCCAAACTTTTAAAGCTGCATTACTAAATCCTGTCAATAGTTTGCGGGACGAATAG
- a CDS encoding ABC transporter permease: MIVNSLKTAYRFLKKHKLITFINITSLAIGITATLVIFLMIQYDYSFDKHVPGKERVYRVVNNGEFKNAGVYVPLVRTMEAELPNLEAVAPIYHSHIQKLKVSLAKDKFQTFPKEQKMVFTNSQYFDIFPSKWLAGSPKALNVSGNIILTQKTSEKFYGKESPANVIGKTIFYADSIPLQVAGVIENPQHNSDFNYEIFIADATIPIDNNLKNMYNWEAWNSISDSHQVLIKTKAHSNPHLLEHNIANLLKKYKYKEGEKIRDKLELQTLADVHFDTRFNYDATHPEALRNLILLALFLLALGAVNFINLSTAQSIERAKEVGIRKTLGSSKATLIKQFLIETFLITLSATLLAVLLLPLFLHVFEGFIPKNLSVDRLDKAVIVLFLFGQLILVTLLAGFYPAWVLTGYAPVLALKNQLGKNTNLSRSAWIRKALTIFQFVMAQAFLICVLIVVRQINYATHRDMGFQKDAIVNVYIPGAFQNSAKGIILKNELQKLKDVKAISFGNIAPAMNGWMTTAIAYDQSPDKESLTFDSRSGDENYLDVYQIPLLAGRNIRLLDSTREMLINRKGLELLNIKNPEDAIGKTFENGNSIIVGVMEDFDLASARQGVKPVVYTGSKDGYVLHIALDQSHPENWKNAIDKITSSYKSVFADDELDLRFVDEVIQNFYTQEKQLSKLLSWAVGLSVIIAGMGLFGLAIFTANQRTKEIGIRKVLGATVFQITFLLLRNLLSLVAIACIIAFPIAYYFMHNWLNDFVYRTTISPWIFGLSAVGLIAFASLVLSTKSIFAAKANPINSLRDE; this comes from the coding sequence ATGATTGTAAATTCACTTAAAACAGCGTATCGTTTCTTAAAAAAACATAAGTTGATCACGTTCATCAATATTACTAGTCTCGCTATTGGGATTACGGCTACGTTGGTTATTTTCCTCATGATTCAATACGACTATAGTTTTGATAAACATGTACCCGGTAAAGAACGAGTGTATCGCGTAGTTAACAATGGGGAATTTAAAAATGCCGGTGTCTACGTCCCATTGGTTCGTACGATGGAAGCAGAACTCCCAAACTTAGAAGCGGTAGCGCCGATCTACCATAGCCATATCCAAAAGCTGAAAGTTTCGCTGGCTAAGGACAAATTCCAGACTTTCCCGAAAGAACAGAAGATGGTATTCACTAACAGTCAATATTTCGATATATTCCCTTCAAAATGGTTGGCTGGCAGTCCTAAGGCTTTGAATGTATCCGGAAATATCATCCTTACGCAGAAAACATCAGAAAAGTTTTATGGAAAAGAATCGCCGGCAAATGTGATTGGCAAAACCATCTTCTACGCGGATAGTATACCGCTTCAGGTCGCTGGAGTGATTGAAAATCCGCAACATAATTCGGACTTCAATTATGAAATCTTCATTGCCGATGCGACAATCCCTATTGACAATAACTTAAAGAACATGTATAACTGGGAAGCTTGGAATAGCATCTCCGACTCCCATCAAGTACTTATCAAAACAAAAGCCCACAGCAATCCGCATCTACTGGAGCACAATATTGCTAATCTCCTTAAAAAATATAAATACAAAGAAGGAGAAAAGATCCGCGATAAGCTGGAATTGCAAACCTTGGCAGATGTACATTTTGATACGCGATTTAATTATGATGCGACCCACCCGGAAGCACTACGCAACCTCATTCTACTGGCATTATTCCTCTTAGCGCTTGGAGCGGTAAATTTTATCAATCTATCCACCGCGCAATCCATCGAAAGAGCGAAAGAAGTGGGTATTCGCAAAACCCTGGGCAGTTCTAAAGCTACATTGATCAAACAATTCTTAATAGAAACATTTCTGATAACCTTATCGGCGACATTACTTGCAGTTTTGTTGCTCCCTTTGTTTTTACATGTCTTCGAAGGATTTATTCCGAAAAACCTGAGCGTAGACCGCTTAGACAAAGCCGTTATTGTTTTGTTCCTATTCGGGCAATTGATCTTAGTCACTTTACTTGCGGGATTCTACCCTGCCTGGGTACTGACAGGATATGCGCCGGTGCTGGCGCTCAAAAATCAGCTTGGGAAAAACACCAATTTATCCCGAAGTGCATGGATACGCAAAGCGCTGACCATCTTTCAGTTTGTCATGGCCCAAGCGTTCCTTATCTGCGTACTTATCGTTGTTCGCCAAATCAATTACGCCACTCATCGAGATATGGGGTTCCAGAAAGACGCCATTGTCAATGTTTACATTCCGGGAGCTTTTCAAAATTCCGCTAAAGGCATCATTCTCAAAAATGAGCTCCAGAAGTTAAAAGATGTCAAAGCAATCAGTTTTGGGAACATCGCTCCTGCAATGAACGGTTGGATGACTACTGCAATCGCTTACGATCAATCGCCCGACAAGGAATCCTTGACTTTTGATAGCCGCTCTGGTGATGAAAACTATTTAGATGTTTATCAGATTCCGCTTTTAGCAGGAAGAAATATACGCCTATTGGATTCAACCAGGGAAATGTTGATCAATAGAAAAGGTCTTGAACTGCTAAATATCAAAAACCCAGAAGATGCCATCGGTAAAACCTTCGAAAATGGAAATAGCATCATTGTGGGGGTAATGGAAGATTTTGACCTTGCTTCAGCGCGACAAGGAGTTAAACCCGTTGTTTATACGGGTAGCAAAGATGGTTATGTACTCCATATTGCATTGGATCAATCGCATCCTGAAAATTGGAAAAATGCTATCGATAAAATAACGTCCAGTTATAAATCGGTCTTCGCTGATGATGAATTGGATCTACGATTTGTGGACGAGGTAATCCAAAATTTCTATACCCAAGAGAAGCAGCTTTCTAAACTTTTATCCTGGGCAGTGGGACTCTCTGTAATCATCGCTGGAATGGGTTTATTTGGACTAGCCATCTTCACGGCAAATCAACGCACAAAGGAAATTGGAATCCGTAAAGTATTGGGGGCAACTGTTTTTCAGATCACATTCCTACTGCTTCGAAATTTGCTATCACTTGTTGCGATAGCCTGTATAATAGCTTTTCCAATTGCCTATTATTTTATGCATAATTGGCTTAATGATTTTGTCTACCGAACGACAATCAGTCCCTGGATTTTTGGGCTATCAGCTGTAGGATTAATTGCTTTTGCAAGTCTTGTACTTTCAACCAAAAGTATATTTGCAGCAAAAGCAAATCCGATAAATAGTTTAAGGGACGAATAG